ACAAGATGGCTGCCTTATCGATAGACCCGGTGGAACAGCCAAGGATGTACCAGCAAACCCTGCTCCAGGACGGCCTCTGTGACCTGCTGGAAAACCAGAAGTTTGTAGACTGTGTCTTGAAGATCCAGGACAGGGAGTTCCCGTGCCACCGCTTGGTCCTTGCTGCCTCCAGCCCCTTCTTCAAGGTAATTTGTTGGTGCTGTGTGATTCTGCAAAGTACAAGCATGATGCTAGCAATTCTTGGGTTGTGGGTAGTGGATTCCCGCTAGGCCAGTGATTCTGATTCCTGCTAGGCCAGTGATTCGGATTCCCGCTAGGCCAGTGATTCTGATTCCCGCTAGGCCAGTGATTCTGATTCCCGCTAGGCCAGTGATTCTGATTCCCGCTAGGCCAGTGATTCAGTGATTCAGTGACCGGCAGGCCAGTGATTCTGATTCCCGCTAGGCCAGTGATTCTGATTCCCACTAGGCCAGTGATTCTGATTCCCGCTAGGCCAGTGATTCAGTGACCGGCAGGCTATACTTCTTCCTCCTTGGAGGGTTACTTGCATAACAATTGGCATTGTACAAATGACTAAGTCAGTGTCAACTTAACATCTGGTCAACAACATCACGCAGGCCGGTACAGGTCCACAGGCCGGAGTTTAAAAAAACACTGCGCTAGGTCACACATGTATGCACTCATATGCCTTGGGGAAAAGCTTCCACTAAAGAACACATATGATATATTAACATCAATCATATTATCATCAatcatgattgattgattggttgattattCTTCTTCTTCAAAGGCTATGTTCCTGTCCAACctggaggaaggagggaagaaggaaATTGTTCTGAAAGACGTGGAGCCTGGCGTCATGGCGATGATACTGCGTTACATCTACACCTCGGacatcaacctgacagagcagaACGTCCAGGATATCTTCATGGTGGCCAACATGTACCAGATCCCGTCCatcttctctgtctgtgtctcctacCTACAggtagcatctgtctctctctctctgtctgtctctttctttctctctgtctctcactctctgtctgtctctttctctctctgtctctctctgtcactctatctctctctctcttgctctgtctcactcgttctctctctctctttccgtcttctctgtctgtgtctcataCCTACAGgtagcatctgtctctgtctatctgtctctctctctctgcctgtctctttctctctctgtctctctctgtcactctctatctctctctcttgctctgtctctctcttgttctctctctctctttccgtcttcTCTGTCTGCGTCTCATACCTACAGctagcatctgtctctgtctctctgtcatcatcatcatcgggaGAAGCTGGTCATGGGGAATAGAATAGACCTTGAATAGACCTCGTCTAAGAGAGAGCCGGCCGGGGACGAGTTTCAACAAGATAAGGAAATGTAGATGATATTAGTATATTTCCCTGTAGGAGAAGCTGGTGCTGGGGAACTGCTTGGCTATCTTCAGGCTGGGGCTTCTGTTGGACTGTCCCCGCCTGGCTTTCACAGCTAGAGAGTTCATCTGTGAGCGTTACCAGCTCATCGTCAGGGACCAGGATTTTCACCAGGtaacctagtgtgtgtgtgtgtgtgggggggggtatttGGGATATTGTGGTAGACCTTTACTGCAGTCAAATgactagtggcctcatgggtggaatgttattaatattgttcataatttcataattaattgaCTTTTTTTTAATCAGCCAAacatctggtgtttctatgtcaaatggtTCTTATATtttagtcttctgtgatgtatataaagtgtaatattgggatgcaaactcaaaattccATACATTTCAACTCTAAATTTGACATGGTCCAGGTGTCTTTTTTCaaaacccataaccatgtgtgtgaggtgtatacttttgtttcaaagtagatttgtttaagaccaccaagaaacactctgtgtgaccttaatttagcccactgcagcAAAAAGTTTAAaggaaaaatgtaaatgtttctgtCTCCGTGACAATTGACAATAAAGTATATTAATTTATCCACCAGCTGGGCCCCAGCGAGCTGGCAGCCATCATCACCTCCGACGCACTCAACGTGGACCGAGAGGAGGTGGGtggttgatggatggatggatggattgatttgGGACGTACCCATTAATCTTTTCCCGTTCTGGTCCTCTTAACCTGGACATTTAGGTGGTGTTTGAGTCTCTGATGGACTGGGTGGGCTACGACAGAACGGAGAGGGTGAAGGAGCTGCCAGATCTCCTGCACTGCGTCCGCTTCCGCCTGATCCCGGTGGATTACTTCACGGAGAAGGTTGAAAATCACAAGTGGATTCAGGCCAATACGGAGGTCAAGAAAGAGCTGCAGCTGATCAAAGACGCCCACAAAGGAAGACTCCCAGAGGTCCAGAGATCAAGGAACAGGAAGTCCAAGATGGCAGGTGACAAGGAAGATGAAGAAGACTCTGATGATGAGCAAGGTTTGCTTCCGGGGATTCTGAACAATAACCCTCGGTTTGGGATGTTTGAGACGGACCTGATCCTTATGATCAGCGACACGGGGAGCGTAGCGTATGACCCGGTGGGGAACGAGTGTTTCGTGGCGTCTGAGTCGACAGAGATCCCTAAGAACCACTGCAGTCTGGTAACCAAGGAGAACCAGGTGTTTGTGGCTGGAGGATTCCTCCTCAACGAGGACAACAAGGAAGAACCACTCAGTTCCTACTTCTTACAGGTATGTCTCTCTGCTATTATTAAACATTAGTCAGGTATGTCTCTCTGC
This DNA window, taken from Oncorhynchus tshawytscha isolate Ot180627B linkage group LG10, Otsh_v2.0, whole genome shotgun sequence, encodes the following:
- the klhl40a gene encoding kelch-like protein 40a, which encodes MAALSIDPVEQPRMYQQTLLQDGLCDLLENQKFVDCVLKIQDREFPCHRLVLAASSPFFKAMFLSNLEEGGKKEIVLKDVEPGVMAMILRYIYTSDINLTEQNVQDIFMVANMYQIPSIFSVCVSYLQEKLVLGNCLAIFRLGLLLDCPRLAFTAREFICERYQLIVRDQDFHQLGPSELAAIITSDALNVDREEVVFESLMDWVGYDRTERVKELPDLLHCVRFRLIPVDYFTEKVENHKWIQANTEVKKELQLIKDAHKGRLPEVQRSRNRKSKMAGDKEDEEDSDDEQGLLPGILNNNPRFGMFETDLILMISDTGSVAYDPVGNECFVASESTEIPKNHCSLVTKENQVFVAGGFLLNEDNKEEPLSSYFLQFDPVSGEWLGMPSLPGPRCLFGLTEAENSIFVVGGKEMKEGEHVLDSVMIYDRQSFKWGESDPLPYTVYGHGTVSHNGLVYVIGGKAESKKCIRKVSVYNPTKFEWKELAPMKLARSLFAVTVHNNQIYVATGVTDTGLTSTVEVYDIATNKWSEFVEFPQERSSMNMISMGECLYAVGGFAMMPSEISEEPQPTEMNDIWRFEEDCWNGILREISYAAGATILTVKLNTLRLTKM